The Candidatus Micrarchaeia archaeon region ATCACGCGTTCAAGAAGCCCATAGGGGAGATTTTCGACCCTGCGAAAATGAAGATATACAAGAGCAAGGATGAGTATGTTTTGGATTGCGAGAAAAAAATGAGGCGCGCCACCGAAGAGGGATTCTTCAGCTCCGCAAGGCATTACGCGTACGACCTCGTGGCCAACAGTTCAGGAGTAGCGAGGGCCGGATACATGCGGTTCCTGGACAGGATTGAGTGGGCGATCGCAAACCGCGGCTTCCCATTGGGATACATAAGCGGAGTTGGCTTCGGAAGGAAGAAGAAGATGGTGGAGCAGGAGATCGCCGGAAGGATGGAGAATGCGATTCACGTGCTTGAAATCGGGATGAAGCTCGGCAAAATCAGGGGCGGGAAATCAGAGGAAAGGCAGGCCACGGAAGCTGAGAGGGACGAGGCGTTCCTGTATCTGGACATGAAGATGACCTTCAGGACCAATCCCAAGGGAAGGATAATACCTGTGGAGCCTCTGCCACCCAGCCTTATAAACAAGGCTATAAAGGCGCTCAAGAGCGAGCAGGAGCGCAGAAACACCGCCTCGCCGGACGTGACTAGGGGCGAGTCCCTTGACGAGGACGTGAAAGTGGAGTTCAGGAAGCTTACGGTCAAGGATGCTTCGCTCCAGCGCATTTTCAGGAATTATACCAAGATAGTGCAGCGGATATACGAAAAAACAGATGACCCGCTGTGCAAAGCCACGCTCAAAAACGTGTACATGAACCTCACCGAAAAATACACGGACGAAGCGATGGGCGAACAGTACAAAGCCAACCGGGCCGCGTCTTTCGCAGAAGAGTTCGAGAGAGCGGGCATAATCAAGGGGAAATTCGGGGAGCTTACTGAGGAACAGATAGGGCGCCTCACTCCGGAACAGCTGAAAAAGGCGTATGATGCCGCATATGGGCCTAGCCCCACGCTTCAGCCTTGATTCTGACTTCGGAGGTTCCGAGGCCGAGCATTATCCCCTTCATCGCTTTGGAGAATTCCGCAGGGCCGCAGATGAATACGGTCGCGTCTTTCGCGTAATCCGCGTATTTTCCCATCATTTTCGAATCTATCCTGCCCAGCTCGTGCTTCCATCCTGATGGAGTTTCGCGCGTGAGCGAGTACACCACTTTTATGCCTGGGTTCGAGGCTTGGAAGGAATCGAGAAGCCCCCTGCACGCGACGAGGCTCTCGGTCTTGGCGCTGTAAAAAAGCGTGAACTTGCCATCGAGTTTTTTCTGCGAAACGTATTCGAGAATCCCCACCATGGGCGCGACTCCGGTTCCGGCTGCTATGCACACTATCCGCTCCTCGCCGCGGAA contains the following coding sequences:
- a CDS encoding FAD-dependent oxidoreductase → MERKEFVLSSVRLLAVSLLEFSFSPLDGKNIKFEPGQFVMLHQLENGSFGKLSRAFSIASSPLNPELRFVIKITGGAFTSILSKMKPGDRVGVSGPFGNFAFRGEERIVCIAAGTGVAPMVGILEYVSQKKLDGKFTLFYSAKTESLVACRGLLDSFQASNPGIKVVYSLTRETPSGWKHELGRIDSKMMGKYADYAKDATVFICGPAEFSKAMKGIMLGLGTSEVRIKAEAWG